A single genomic interval of Coccidioides posadasii str. Silveira chromosome 1, complete sequence harbors:
- a CDS encoding uncharacterized protein (EggNog:ENOG410PPN9~COG:U~TransMembrane:1 (o306-324i)~BUSCO:11338at33183): protein MSSHRYQPVDTRTDDDDDHSVAPGTSVAYPVPASPPPSFHSRASSPSSRPLFAQDPLHTEADQTLADTFGDEQNDSDVEDEIDDRQRLMRGNPTPPEENTQIPGSSRETQRPSRPRSSTVLPTFGTSGSSGAPRVIRSAANDGVFANLAAKPERGEKEDDLPPSYEQAAADATPPYWETTIVAPGMSSDEVYVDGLPVGSFFSFVWNGMISTSFQLVGFLLTYLLHTTHAAKNGSRAGLGLTLVQYGLYMKPGGGSEPVSSPGDPQYVPPNPNSHDFSPGSISDGDAFDSGDSSGGGISGITTSEWISYILMIVGWFILIRAISDYLRARRHEQLVLQSPERGLPVPIIAEGERPENAV, encoded by the exons ATGAGCTCTCATCGGTATCAGCCG GTCGACACCCGTactgatgacgatgatgaccaCTCTGTAGCTCCCGGCACCTCCGTAGCGTATCCTGTCCCTGCCTCTCCACCCCCTTCTTTCCATTCCAGAGCCTCGTCTCCTTCCTCCCGGCCCCTTTTTGCTCAGGATCCCCTACATACGGAAGCCGACCAAACGCTTGCGGACACATTTGGCGATGAACAGAACGATTCCGATGTGGAAGATGAGATAGATGACAGGCAACGACTGATGAGGGGTAACCCTACTCCGCCAGAAGAGAATACACAAATACCGGGCAGTTCCAGAGAGACGCAGCGGCCATCCAGACCGAGAAGCTCCACAGTGCTACCTACATTTGGCACCAGCGGCTCTTCCGGTGCCCCAAGAGTGATACGTTCCGCCGCGAACGATGGTGTTTTCGCGAATCTGGCCGCGAAGCCGGAACGTGGGGAGAAGGAGGATGACCTACCACCG AGCTACGAACAAGCCGCCGCCGACGCTACACCCCCATACTGGGAGACAACGATCGTTGCCCCCGGTATGTCATCGGATGAAGTATACGTCGATGGTCTGCCCGTTGGCTCATTTTTCTCCTTCGTCTGGAATGGCATGATTTCAActtctttccagcttgtcGGCTTCCTTCTCACTTATCTCCTTCATACTACGCATGCTGCCAAAAACGGAAGCCGAGCTGGTCTTGGCCTTACCCTGGTGCAGTATGGATTATATATGAAGCCTGGTGGTGGTTCAGAACCAGTATCATCGCCCGGCGATCCTCAATATGTTCCGCCAAATCCCAACAGTCACGATTTCTCTCCAGGATCAATTTCTGATGGAGACGCCTTTGACTCGGGCGATTCTTCCGGTGGCGGAATCTCCGGCATTACCACAAGCGAGTGGATTTCCTACATTCTTATGATTGTTGGGTGGTTTATTTTGATTCGGGCAATTAGCGATTATCTCCGTGCACGGCGGCACGAGCAGTTGGTTCTACAGAGTCCCGAAAGAGGCTTGCCTGTCCCAATTATTGCCGAAGGGGAACGACCAGAAAATGCGGTATAA
- a CDS encoding uncharacterized protein (EggNog:ENOG410PK89~COG:S~BUSCO:7583at33183) has translation MARTSQDQPLPSPSGPIEARSLLGFTNLASNPPNYPRNPTQQVLEPLVLYIVRVPGSKDVFLSPLKPPTKSSFSPESINASLYFCHVAGPGDEAVLENIENERKVEEEKRQWQHQQQEQLALHSGDNGNGNGNGKGKTDMFALLNRVRRKPVPTTTALHIDTMTPSSNPALANVDGTRSGDKESIGVERRLVANTEHLRGGVQSAGHLEAPRPWETPGISRQPVSSLSPSQEQHSVHPESGTEDTHAKRWSAHSLSPAPMKETFHRLRSSFDSSPGRASWDCERPTIHPKSPGKSRLGGRLHLPGESTGHPLSLRPKRSYEVHQETRISPPFHITLIRRDPTYGNQWNVGIITNCIAPSKAAPDGSVAIEITTPGYKKFANNKPISFESLGINLPSSMRHLVSASSSDSSADQTRTDPDVPTGPLKFTRKLTPVHHHPPSEALDISPPRRKTHPFRPIENYAFTSPWNGTCTFGPGAYSRTLRCRHVIPSPNSSTSQSSSSSAVTVAEIRFNLPTFPSTYPRPSSSPRADSSNDLSSPFDEDRLDLSLARERAGGGMRGNSAKLGKLIIQDEGLKMVDLLVAASMGVFWGVYEHASSSI, from the exons ATGGCGCGTACAAGCCAGGATCAACCTCTGCCATCTCCTTCAGGGCCCATTGAGGCCCGATCTCTCCTTGGATTTACAAATCTCGCCTCAAATCCGCCAAATTACCCGCGTAATCCGACGCAGCAAGTCCTTGAACCGCTAGTTCTGTATATCGTTAGAGTTCCGGGAAGCAAAG ATGTTTTCTTGTCACCCCTCAAACCGCCCACGAAGTCGAGCTTTTCTCCCGAATCGATAAACGCATCGTTATACTTTTGTCACGTCGCTGGGCCAGGCGATGAAGCAGTTCTAGAAAATATTGAGAATGAAAGAAAGGTAGAGGAGGAGAAAAGACAATGgcagcaccagcagcagGAGCAACTGGCGCTCCATAGTGGTGACAATGGCAATGGCAACGGCAATGGGAAGGGCAAAACTGACATGTTTGCTTTGTTGAACCGTGTCCGGAGGAAGCCTGTACCCACCACGACAGCCTTGCATATTGATACGATGACTCCCAGCTCAAATCCTGCTTTGGCAAATGTTGACGGAACGCGCTCAGGAGACAAGGAGAGCATAGGTGTAGAACGCCGGCTTGTCGCAAATACAGAGCATCTGAGAGGCGGGGTGCAGAGTGCAGGACACTTGGAGGCGCCACGGCCTTGGGAAACTCCAGGTATTTCGAGGCAGCCAGTGTCGTCGCTATCACCGTCACAAGAGCAGCATTCCGTTCACCCAGAATCCGGAACAGAAGATACGCATGCGAAGCGATGGAGTGCACACTCTCTTTCTCCCGCCCCTATGAAAGAAACGTTCCATCGCCTGCGGAGTAGCTTTGACTCGTCCCCGGGACGAGCGAGCTGGGATTGTGAACGTCCTACTATCCATCCAAAATCTCCGGGCAAATCTCGACTAGGAGGACGGCTGCACTTGCCGGGCGAATCGACAGGACACCCGCTGTCTCTAAGGCCCAAACGCAGCTACGAAGTGCATCAAGAAACCCGTATATCTCCACCTTTCCACATCACACTGATACGGCGAGATCCAACTTACGGGAATCAATGGAATGTTGGGATTATTACGAATTGTATAGCTCCTTCAAAAGCTGCACCGGACGGATCCGTCGCAATTGAGATCACTACACCTGGATATAAAAAGTTCGCGAACAACAAGCCCATCTCCTTCGAGAGTCTCGGAATCAACCTCCCATCCTCAATGCGCCATCTAGTATCGGCCTCCTCGTCAGATTCTTCAGCAGATCAGACCAGGACCGACCCCGATGTCCCAACTGGACCCTTGAAATTTACACGCAAACTCACTCCCGTACACCATCACCCCCCAAGCGAAGCTCTCGACATCAGTCCGCCACGCCGAAAGACACATCCCTTCAGGCCCATAGAAAATTATGCATTCACATCACCTTGGAATGGAACCTGCACCTTTGGTCCTGGGGCCTATAGCCGCACGCTACGATGCAGACATGTCATCCCAAGTCCAAATAGCTCTACGTCACAGTCATCCTCATCGTCCGCTGTAACGGTCGCGGAAATCCGCTTCAACCTTCCCACATTCCCATCTACATATCCTCGTCCTAGCTCCTCGCCTCGTGCAGACAGTTCTAACGACTTATCTTCTCCCTTTGATGAAGACAGGTTAGATTTGAGTTTGGCGAGGGAGCGAGCGGGCGGTGGAATGAGGGGAAACAGTGCTAAGCTGGGTAAGTTGATTATCCAGGACGAAGGCTTGAAGATGGTTGATCTGCTGGTGGCAGCCAGCATGGGGGTCTTTTGGGGCGTGTATGAAcatgcttcttcttctatatGA
- a CDS encoding uncharacterized protein (EggNog:ENOG410Q5D0~COG:S): MELNNIKPSEIVFKAKLFASDYSVIFLVMVHGQICVMKVHHGRGPRRYYEPKDRELDIHVLESAAYRRLRDRGLCRRGIIPRFLGTMEKFDPKACQPYLKMFLHDKYLPSAIFLEYIPNLEMIHLHNYTQKRMDNFLKGMQEIHGAGVRHRDPKPRNMMIVKDDSERVVWIDFDRAETYNLPVTDEQKRLLDEEEEIVLGFWDCLVSALH, from the exons ATGGAGCTTAACAATATCAAACCTTCCGAAATTGTTTTCAAGGCGAAGCTTTTTGCCTCCGATTATTCCGTGATATTTCTTGTTATGGTTCATGGCCAGATATGTGTTATGAAGGTG CATCACGGTCGAGGGCCACGACGGTACTACGAACCGAAAGATCGTGAGTTGGATATCCATGTGCTTGAGTCTGCCGCCTATCGGCGACTAAGGGATCGAGGGTTGTGTAGACGTGGAATTATCCCTCGTTTCCTTGGGACGATGGAGAAGTTCGATCCGAAAGCATGCCAACCTTACCTGAAAATGTTCCTTCATGATAAATACCTTCCTAGCGCTATTTTTCTGGAGTACATACCGAATCTTGAGATGATTCATCTGCACAACTATACACAGAAACGAATGGACAACTTTCTCAAAGGCATGCAGGAGATACACGGAGCAGGAGTACGACACAGGGATCCGAAACCTAGGAACATGATGATCGTCAAGGACGATTCGGAAAGAGTTGTTTGGATAGATTTTGATCGAGCAGAGACTTACAACCTTCCAGTCACCGATGAACAAAAAAGGCTTTtggacgaggaggaggagattGTTCTTGGCTTCTGGGACTGTTTAGTAAGTGCTCTGCACTAA
- a CDS encoding uncharacterized protein (EggNog:ENOG410Q58U), whose amino-acid sequence MPTKRTLRGEITYSQAKGSDGNVVRELSYTAEQAKFYTRIYRNCDVISELVAHHLGICPSACQVEGPKKWMSGSFNLCVPVNVNALRRVIMRFPLPYRVGESFRPGNADEKVRCEAATYAWISQECPSIPIPHLYGFALSTGQLFTSREHLPFLTQLWHSLKCTFRKLLQLPLPSRLVQHPTTISNKLGPYLLIDFIEEADGRMLSDDWHDKYDGNQALRMNLFRNLAKVILTLSHKPLPKIGSFTIDNDGFLRLENRPLAADSTIVENEETPLDIPRDRVYHTVDSYVNDLLSVHDSYLRYQPNSLACVADCVTQMSALSMMRALSARFFEPTLNHGPFYLD is encoded by the exons ATGCCGACCAAGCGTACCCTCCGGGGGGAGATCACCTACTCCCAGGCCAAAGGGAGCGATGGCAATGTCGTACGCGAGCTGTCTTACACGGCCGAGCAGGCGAAGTTTTACACGCGCATATACCGGAATTGTGATGTGATTTCCGAGCTCGTTGCTCACCACCTAGGTATCTGTCCTTCAGCTTGTCAAGTGGAAGGACCAAAGAAATGGATGAGTGGCAGCTTCAACCTCTGCGTGCCTGTCAATGTCAACGCTTTACGGCGCGTAATCATGCGCTTTCCTCTCCCCTATCGCGTGGGCGAGAGCTTTCGTCCTGGAAACGCGGATGAGAAGGTGCGTTGTGAGGCTGCAACCTATGCTTGGATCAGCCAGGAGTGCCCTTCAATTCCAATACCACATTTATATGGGTTTGCTCTTTCAACTGGCCAGCTT TTTACTTCGAGAGAGCATCTACCATTTCTCACACAGCTATGGCATTCCCTAAAATGCACATTTCGAAAGCTGCTCCAACTTCCCCTTCCATCTCGACTAGTTCAACATCCAACCACTATCTCCAATAAACTTGGCCCGTATTTGCTCATAGATTTCATTGAGGAAGCAGATGGAAGGATGCTCTCAGATGACTGGCATGACAAGTATGATGGTAATCAGGCACTACGGATGAATTTGTTTCGAAACCTTGCAAAAGTCATCCTCACCCTCAGCCACAAGCCCTTGCCAAAAATTGGATCCTTTACAATTGATAACGATGGCTTTCTGCGACTGGAAAATAGGCCTCTCGCAGCGGATTCAACAATTGTGGAAAACGAGGAGACACCTCTTGATATTCCCCGAGACCGCGTGTACCATACAGTCGACTCATATGTTAATGATCTCTTATCCGTCCACGATAGCTACTTACGCTACCAGCCAAATTCACTCGCTTGTGTGGCAGATTGTGTCACTCAAATGTCAGCATTATCTATGATGCGCGCTCTATCAGCCCGGTTTTTCGAGCCTACTCTGAACCATGGACCATTTTATCTTGACTGA
- a CDS encoding uncharacterized protein (EggNog:ENOG410PWCF~COG:S), translated as MTPRIVKKRSGRQSSAFQIQNSARRSQRTPKVQHSRRRNARLQPGLPNSSSPPASCTLGNTVNDRKRKRECETTPPVHPPKHREKHDNELASPGGFTVGEIRRSTGIDVPRVVQTAGPEISLTASPQHRSSEPKRRHSEPEHPSYHRPKRPRVEEDKLIEHWVSNYEWPKSPLEVDTMETFFVRQKTPSLRRTKSNASLNGPSETSSREAKSRPYTDKNYEVFLESKGIFLDDHKDGITSDSKISCRRLLEKDSETPSGTRFDDGVFELTCQRIRKKNETGVIRVIAELIVPSAEGAIDHGRVSFQHLVESVNEGWDSSISLDEDQRLPPPALTPHLPHSRQFRLSRPQPDYAVGFPRQSFSEARLEKLAPFVGEIGDMSFFMSTAYMYFPFMTVEVKCGKAALDIADRQNAHSMTLSVRGVVKLFKAVKREKELHRQILAFSISHDHCSVRIYGHYPVIEGEKTTYYRHPIHKFDFTSLDGKEKWTSYKFSMSVYNDWAPSHFKKICSAIDELPQVNFEVSQASQISQQPEVLHQSELSFSESTGLSQGVGGVDIHGSSFTSVLEEADGLQNAASDAPVTRQSEEGSAEAFNMSKKRRTFR; from the exons ATGACTCCGCGTATAGTAAAAAAAAGGAGTGGAAGGCAATCATCTGCATTTCAAATTCAGAACAGCG CGAGGCGATCCCAACGCACACCAAAGGTGCAACATTCTCGCCGAAGAAACGCACGCCTCCAGCCTGGACTACCAAACTCGTCATCACCTCCAGCGAGTTGCACACTTGGGAACACT GTGAATGACCGTAAACGAAAACGAGAGTGTGAAACAACACCACCGGTGCATCCACCCAAACATCGTGAAAAGCACGATAATGAACTTGCGAGCCCTGGTGGGTTCACAGTGGGCGAAATCAGGAGGTCAACAGGCATTGATGTTCCTCGAGTCGTCCAAACTGCTGGTCCAGAG ATTAGTCTAACAGCTTCGCCGCAACACCGTTCGTCTGAACCTAAACGACGGCACTCCGAACCGGAGCATCCATCTTATCATCGTCCGAAGCGGCCACGGGTAGAGGAGGATAAGCTCATTGAGCATTGGGTTAGCAACTACGAATGGCCCAAAAGCCCCTTAGAAGTTGACACCATGGAAACCTTCTTTGTACGACAAAAAACCCCGTCTCTCCGCCGTACGAAGTCGAATGCTAGCTTGAACGGGCCGAGCGAAACAAGTTCACGAGAAGCCAAGAGTAGACCTTACACTGACAAGAACTATGAGGTATTCCTTGAGTCTAAAGGAATATTCCTGGACGATCATAAGGACGGAATCACTAGCGACAGCAAAATTTCCTGTCGAAGACTACTCGAGAAAGACTCAGAGACTCCTAGTGGAACGAGGTTTGATGATGGCGTGTTCGAATTAACCTGCCAAAGGATTAGGAAGAAAAACGAGACGGGCGTCATTCGAGTCATTGCTGAGTTGATTGTTCCTTCTGCTGAGGGTGCGATAGACCACGGTCGCGTCTCATTCCAGCACTTGGTAGAAAGTGTGAATGAAGGCTGGGATAGCTCGATATCTCTAGATGAGGATCAACGATTGCCACCACCTGCACTAACGCCACATCTTCCACATTCTCGACAATTTCGATTATCTCGGCCACAGCCCGATTATGCGGTCGGGTTCCCCCGACAATCCTTCTCAGAAGCTCGACTGGAAAAGCTTGCACCATTTGTCGGTGAAATTGGCGATATGTCTTTCTTTATGAGTACTGCATACATGTACTTTCCGTTTATGACGGTTGAAGTGAAGTGCGGAAAGGCGGCACTCGATATAGCAGATCGACAAAATGCGCACAGTATGACTCTCTCAGTAAGAGGAGTTGTTAAGCTCTTCAAGGCCGTGAAGCGTGAAAAGGAGTTACACCGACAGATCCTGGCCTTTTCAATTTCACACGATCACTGTTCTGTGAGAATCTACGGCCACTATCCTGTGATCGAGGGAGAGAAGACTACATACTACCGCCATCCCATTCACAAGTTCGACTTCACCTCACTTGATGGCAAAGAGAAATGGACATCCTACAAATTCTCTATGAGTGTGTACAATGACTGGGCACCTTCCCATTTTAAGAAAATATGCTCCGCTATTGATGAACTGCCACAGGTAAATTTTGAGGTGTCGCAGGCGTCACAGATATCACAACAACCTGAAGTATTACATCAATCGGAGCTGAGTTTCTCAGAATCCACTGGACTTTCACAAGGTGTCGGAGGCGTTGATATACATGGCTCTAGTTTTACATCTGTATTGGAAGAGGCTGATGGTTTGCAGAACGCTGCCTCGGATGCTCCGGTAACCCGGCAGAGCGAAGAGGGCTCTGCTGAAGCATTCAATATGTCCAAGAAGAGACGTACCTTTAGATAG
- a CDS encoding uncharacterized protein (EggNog:ENOG410PWEX), whose amino-acid sequence MPTSPPRAITAENALRSKISEYVFPTVRRALRAGFDRLMAINQMNGLTPVSFDVGECAEVIDAFKPDTAYFAVALPAGAGPNRAPGDVKPSWKWSTALATHPLLGIRNEYRQALSQVICYMRQHNSRHGFLLTNRELVVFRRVDDGGNLELVPPIPFTFGGTAEQPQMTVLLALWYLGMLAAQDGHGGWHM is encoded by the coding sequence ATGCCGACATCCCCACCCCGTGCTATAACAGCAGAGAATGCTCTTAGAAGCAAGATCTCAGAATATGTCTTTCCAACAGTGCGACGGGCTCTTCGAGCTGGGTTTGACCGGTTGATGGCAATCAACCAAATGAACGGCCTCACTCCCGTGTCATTTGATGTTGGAGAGTGCGCCGAAGTTATCGATGCTTTCAAGCCAGACACCGCTTATTTTGCGGTCGCACTGCCAGCAGGCGCCGGTCCAAACCGCGCACCAGGAGATGTCAAGCCATCGTGGAAATGGAGCACAGCCCTTGCAACCCACCCACTCCTCGGAATTCGCAACGAGTATCGCCAAGCACTCAGTCAGGTCATCTGTTATATGAGACAGCACAATTCTCGACACGGCTTTCTTCTTACAAATCGCGAATTGGTCGTATTCCGAAGAGTGGATGACGGCGGCAACCTTGAGCTTGTTCCACCCATCCCATTCACATTCGGAGGTACCGCTGAACAGCCCCAGATGACTGTTCTCTTGGCACTGTGGTACCTCGGCATGCTTGCTGCCCAAGATGGACACGGTGGTTGGCATATGTGA
- a CDS encoding uncharacterized protein (EggNog:ENOG410PZJ1) — MATPEERLPWLSAASIIDEKLHGPRPDTPICERKCDPQFIKKLEFCLDGLLFIQTLRRRNYGDDAEEWPPSHTPVKLKGRWEAEQEAEARRIQSVLEIPTPEYEPPGAPPMITKKRSLDDIPSSRCSNPPSSVTLP; from the exons ATGGCCACGCCTGAAGAGCGGTTGCCGTGGCTCAGTGCCGCCTCCATTATTGATGAGAAGCTGCACGGG CCCCGTCCCGACACCCCCATATGCGAAAGAAAATGTGATCCTCAATTTATTAAGAAACTCGAATTTTGCCTTGATGGCCTGCTCTTTATTCAAACACTGCGACGCCGCAATTATGGGGATGATGCTGAGGAGTGGCCCCCAAGCCACACCCCAGTTAAGCTTAAAGGGCGGTGGGAGGCGGAGCAGGAGGCTGAGGCTAGGAGAATACAATCAGTTCTTGAAATTCCTACACCCGAGTATGAACCTCCGGGAGCTCCCCCTATGATTACTAAAAAGAGGAGCCTGGATGATATCCCGTCCAGCCGTTGCTCAAACCCGCCTTCTTCGGTAACTTTACCATGA
- a CDS encoding uncharacterized protein (EggNog:ENOG410Q58U~TransMembrane:1 (o58-76i)): MQPPYWLTGETVDEISPDKYSERHKEFTEMFKEQEHKIHPSHSIQCSSVIKRAWETGAFWYILALLSPSSLGKLFYTRIQPQFTMADMDRVPFLMTTYQHWTRDAAGFLKTKVKDKMEYNERLQQIFGVKDEELNEGLKNDLDRFERAKLVLG, translated from the coding sequence ATGCAGCCGCCTTACTGGTTGACTGGTGAGACTGTGGATGAAATAAGCCCTGATAAATACAGTGAGCGTCATAAGGAGTTTACGGAAATGTTCAAGGAGCAGGAGCACAAGATTCACCCGTCCCACTCCATACAGTGTTCCTCCGTCATCAAGAGGGCCTGGGAGACTGGTGCATTCTGGTACATTTTAGCACTGCTGTCCCCGTCTAGCCTCGGCAAACTCTTCTATACACGGATCCAACCCCAGTTTACAATGGCAGACATGGACAGAGTCCCGTTTCTCATGACAACATATCAACACTGGACGCGCGACGCAGCGGGATTTCTGAAGACTAAGGTCAAAGATAAGATGGAGTATAACGAGCGGCTTCAACAGATATTCGGGGTGAAGGACGAGGAGCTCAACGAGGGGCTCAAAAATGACCTAGACAGGTTTGAGCGTGCAAAACTGGTATTGGGATGA
- a CDS encoding uncharacterized protein (EggNog:ENOG410PTDX~COG:S~BUSCO:16648at33183), with amino-acid sequence MHNLSRTQITKHIQRLLTRWPTDAIRPSSVSVQTYLQSRLTPPAPETQSTSRWSQLFHKSSPPSQPSTATSSTQSSEEPLLSSQNVNALYSLLENRYQKKYPLPNSLRYPASQSDYFDKLLKEFEEAPQRNWLGRLGKKFGGILRFK; translated from the exons ATGCATAAC CTCTCCCGCACCCAAATAACCAAACACATCCAGCGCCTTCTCACCCGCTGGCCCACTGACGCAATTCGTCCTTCTTCCGTCTCCGTCCAAACATACCTCCAATCCCGCCTAACACCACCCGCCCCGGAGACCCAATCTACGTCGCGCTGGTCGCAACTCTTCCACAAATCCTCTCCTCCTTCCCAGCCTTCCACCGCCACTTCTTCCACACAGTCGAGCGAGGAACCGCTCCTCTCATCACAGAATGTTAACGCGCTGTATTCCCTGCTGGAGAACAGATACCAGAAGAAATATCCGCTGCCAAACTCGCTTCGGTATCCGGCCAGTCAGTCGGACTATTTTGATAAATTACTGAAGGAGTTTGAAGAAGCGCCCCAGCGGAATTGGCTGGGGAGATTAGGAAAGAAGTTTGGTGGAATTTTGAGGTTTAAATGA
- a CDS encoding uncharacterized protein (EggNog:ENOG410Q5D0~COG:S) — MELNNIKPSEIVFKAKLFASDYSVIFLVMVHGQICVMKVHHGRGPRRYYEPKDRELDIHVLESAAYRRLRDRGLCRRGIIPRFLGTMEKFDPKACQPYLKMFLHDKYLPSAIFLEYIPNLEMIHLHNYTQKRMDNFLKGMQEIHGAGVRHRDPKPRNMMIVKDDSERVVWIDFDRAETYNLPVTDEQKRLLDEEEEIVLGFWDCLQADCRKGKLDEAYLFYCT, encoded by the exons ATGGAGCTTAACAATATCAAACCTTCCGAAATTGTTTTCAAGGCGAAGCTTTTTGCCTCCGATTATTCCGTGATATTTCTTGTTATGGTTCATGGCCAGATATGTGTTATGAAGGTG CATCACGGTCGAGGGCCACGACGGTACTACGAACCGAAAGATCGTGAGTTGGATATCCATGTGCTTGAGTCTGCCGCCTATCGGCGACTAAGGGATCGAGGGTTGTGTAGACGTGGAATTATCCCTCGTTTCCTTGGGACGATGGAGAAGTTCGATCCGAAAGCATGCCAACCTTACCTGAAAATGTTCCTTCATGATAAATACCTTCCTAGCGCTATTTTTCTGGAGTACATACCGAATCTTGAGATGATTCATCTGCACAACTATACACAGAAACGAATGGACAACTTTCTCAAAGGCATGCAGGAGATACACGGAGCAGGAGTACGACACAGGGATCCGAAACCTAGGAACATGATGATCGTCAAGGACGATTCGGAAAGAGTTGTTTGGATAGATTTTGATCGAGCAGAGACTTACAACCTTCCAGTCACCGATGAACAAAAAAGGCTTTtggacgaggaggaggagattGTTCTTGGCTTCTGGGACTGTTTA CAAGCCGATTGTAGAAAAGGGAAACTTGATGAAGCGTACCTTTTCTACTGCACTTGA
- a CDS encoding uncharacterized protein (SECRETED:SignalP(1-18)~EggNog:ENOG410PSDX) produces the protein MKLSVPLILAAFSPLVAARGCKAGYYYCGFVLLEIGNYERQIEQALETVGVASPSAYQITDTLFFCPGGARGDDITYVKTCEQRCSSAGTGESDFCVEFE, from the exons ATGAAGCTCTCCGTTCCACTGATCCTTGCCGCTTTCTCTCCGTTGGTTGCGGCGCGAGGTTGCAAAGCTGGCTATTATTACTGCGGCTTCGTCCTGTTGGAGATAG GTAACTACGAACGCCAAATCGAACAGGCACTCGAGACGGTGGGTGTTGCTAGCCCATCAGCCTATCAAATCACGGATACGCTCTTCTTCTGCCCAGGAGGTGCTCGAGGTGACGATATCACCTACGTGAAAACCTGCGAGCAGAGGTGCAGTTCTGCCGGAACCGGAGAAAGCGATTTTTGTGTGGAGTTCGAATGA